The Proteus vulgaris genome has a segment encoding these proteins:
- a CDS encoding Uncharacterized conserved protein, with protein MMIKPNKLTLSLFTLSIISASNALANEPDSAELTKTLYQDIKLNQATIFLRGAELENSTTLNLPAGQSEVILSNVADNLDPRSLSISLDNDDVIINTINVKKIPIAPSYPPEIAVLMEKQKDINKQIEELNININVGDEQIALLKDKSFFGYGDTQTLEQSSQKFDFISQKMTSILNQQKATREEIAELTEQLEELTRKLEIDMPVIAKEKTQIVLSVGTSKNITSKMQISYITPDAGWSPAYDIRSQGMDKPILLTYKADVIQNTGLNWDKVKLVLTSTNPSLNITAPTLSPWYLSLYNDNAKFRKDSMRMVMPAPVAVMSAEVSSRAQEEKMNKGVTRYVTTNNNGINLSHAIALPYTLKNSTEPNTLVINQKEITADYHYLSTPKLVEEVYLQAEIKDWENLNLLNGRANIYYMNSFVGNSYINTDELVELLSIPLGIDKNIQISRINNEKIRKEPIFIGTTIEQKESYTIKVRNTYNTPVKVTIYDQLPLSQENNINVTNADYKDGVLDKDTGEIKWNIMLGAKQEKSLPLNYTLSYPKNRQVMGL; from the coding sequence ATGATGATTAAACCTAATAAACTCACTTTGTCACTTTTTACATTATCGATTATTAGTGCATCTAACGCTTTGGCTAATGAACCTGACTCAGCAGAGCTAACTAAAACGCTTTATCAAGATATAAAACTTAATCAAGCTACTATTTTCTTACGAGGCGCAGAGCTTGAAAATAGTACAACGCTCAATTTGCCAGCAGGGCAAAGTGAAGTCATTTTATCAAATGTTGCAGATAATCTTGACCCAAGAAGCCTATCAATTAGCCTTGATAATGACGATGTGATTATTAACACCATTAATGTTAAGAAAATCCCTATTGCTCCTAGTTACCCTCCTGAAATTGCAGTATTGATGGAAAAACAGAAAGATATTAATAAGCAAATTGAAGAATTAAACATCAATATTAATGTGGGTGATGAACAAATTGCATTACTTAAAGATAAATCATTCTTTGGTTATGGTGATACTCAAACATTAGAGCAATCATCACAAAAATTTGATTTTATTAGCCAAAAAATGACATCGATTCTTAATCAACAAAAAGCAACTCGAGAAGAAATCGCTGAACTCACTGAGCAATTAGAAGAATTAACTCGTAAATTAGAGATTGATATGCCAGTGATTGCAAAAGAGAAAACACAAATTGTTTTATCGGTAGGCACATCAAAAAATATTACCAGTAAAATGCAAATTTCTTATATAACGCCTGATGCAGGATGGTCGCCCGCTTATGATATTCGAAGCCAAGGGATGGATAAGCCGATATTACTCACCTATAAAGCAGACGTTATTCAAAATACGGGCTTAAATTGGGATAAAGTTAAACTGGTTTTAACATCAACTAATCCCTCACTTAATATCACTGCGCCAACCTTATCACCTTGGTATTTATCTCTTTACAATGATAATGCTAAATTTAGAAAAGACAGTATGAGGATGGTAATGCCTGCACCTGTTGCTGTGATGAGTGCTGAAGTTTCGAGTCGAGCTCAAGAGGAAAAAATGAACAAGGGAGTCACTCGATATGTTACAACCAATAATAATGGTATTAATTTAAGTCACGCCATTGCTTTACCTTATACACTAAAAAATAGTACAGAGCCTAATACTTTGGTTATTAATCAAAAAGAGATAACCGCAGATTACCACTATTTAAGCACGCCCAAATTAGTCGAAGAAGTTTATTTACAAGCTGAAATTAAAGATTGGGAAAACTTAAATTTACTTAACGGTCGGGCGAATATCTACTATATGAATAGCTTTGTCGGTAATAGCTATATTAATACTGATGAGTTAGTAGAATTACTTAGCATTCCACTTGGAATAGATAAGAACATTCAAATTAGCCGTATTAATAATGAAAAAATAAGGAAAGAACCAATCTTTATTGGTACTACCATTGAACAAAAAGAAAGCTATACCATTAAAGTAAGAAATACATATAACACACCTGTAAAAGTGACAATTTACGATCAATTACCACTTAGCCAAGAAAATAACATTAACGTGACAAACGCTGATTATAAAGATGGTGTACTTGATAAAGATACAGGTGAAATAAAGTGGAATATCATGTTAGGAGCAAAACAAGAAAAATCCTTACCGTTAAATTATACGCTTTCTTATCCTAAAAACAGACAAGTTATGGGGCTATAA
- a CDS encoding MFS-family transporter codes for MTPMLNLVLAKVKPEFIGIASGLTATLQQVGAALGATCVSIILQFSLNHAFSTEVIEQYKIAFSFSMIFNFLMAICATFLLRKIVHK; via the coding sequence ATGACACCAATGCTTAATTTAGTTTTAGCGAAAGTTAAACCCGAATTTATTGGGATTGCTTCAGGGTTAACAGCAACATTACAACAAGTTGGAGCAGCGCTAGGCGCAACTTGTGTTTCAATTATTTTACAATTTAGCCTGAATCACGCATTCTCAACAGAGGTGATTGAACAATATAAAATAGCTTTTAGTTTTAGTATGATTTTTAATTTTCTTATGGCTATATGCGCCACATTTTTATTAAGGAAAATAGTACATAAATAG
- the mtaD gene encoding amidohydrolase, protein MIVDGTVLTMDQQNKIIEQGTVVVKENKIIAVGGPELSKEYQANKVLDVDGDIVMPGLINTHTHGSMTVFRSLADDVPDRLHRYIFPLENKMVSREMVRIGANLANIEMVKGGVTTYVDMYYFEDEVAKTVDKMGNRAVLGESVINFPVADAKTPEEGIQYAVNFIKEYKNHPRIIPAFAPHAPYTNTTESLQKIAKLSIELDVPVMIHLAETDREQEEIAKRTGGKSPVQYMADIGALNNKVIAAHAIMVDEKDIDLLKKYDVGVAHNISANTKSAKGVAPVLTMLEKGVRVGLGTDGPMSSNTLTTMNELNLVGKIHKLENKDRAAMPPLTVVELATMGSAKVLHMEDKLGSLESGKLADIIVVDTKSPNMVPMYSPYAALVYGANGSNVRHTIVDGKILMEDRQLLTVDEKAIIKEAQDFSDKVRKTVIDSGEVVK, encoded by the coding sequence ATGATAGTTGACGGCACTGTTCTAACTATGGATCAGCAAAATAAAATAATTGAACAGGGCACGGTTGTCGTAAAAGAAAATAAAATTATTGCCGTGGGTGGCCCTGAACTTTCTAAAGAATATCAAGCTAATAAAGTACTTGATGTTGATGGTGATATTGTTATGCCCGGTTTGATTAACACTCATACTCATGGCTCTATGACAGTATTTCGTTCATTAGCGGATGATGTTCCTGATAGACTTCACCGCTATATTTTTCCTCTCGAAAATAAAATGGTTTCTCGTGAAATGGTTAGAATTGGCGCGAACCTTGCGAATATCGAGATGGTAAAAGGTGGCGTAACAACTTATGTTGATATGTATTATTTTGAAGATGAAGTAGCTAAAACCGTTGATAAAATGGGGAATCGCGCTGTATTAGGAGAATCTGTTATTAATTTCCCTGTTGCTGATGCGAAAACACCAGAAGAAGGTATTCAATATGCAGTGAATTTTATTAAAGAATATAAAAATCATCCTCGTATTATCCCTGCTTTTGCTCCTCACGCACCTTATACAAACACAACTGAAAGCCTTCAGAAAATAGCTAAACTATCCATAGAACTAGATGTACCGGTAATGATCCATTTAGCTGAAACTGACCGAGAACAAGAAGAAATTGCCAAACGAACAGGCGGTAAAAGTCCTGTTCAATATATGGCAGATATCGGAGCGTTAAATAATAAAGTTATTGCGGCGCACGCGATTATGGTTGATGAAAAAGATATTGATTTATTGAAAAAATATGATGTAGGCGTTGCTCATAATATCAGTGCTAATACAAAATCGGCTAAAGGCGTTGCGCCTGTCTTGACTATGTTAGAAAAGGGCGTTCGCGTTGGTTTGGGAACAGATGGTCCGATGTCGAGTAACACGTTAACAACGATGAACGAACTAAATCTTGTGGGTAAAATTCATAAATTAGAGAATAAAGATCGTGCAGCAATGCCACCTTTAACGGTTGTAGAGCTGGCAACTATGGGTTCAGCAAAAGTCTTGCATATGGAAGATAAATTGGGTTCATTAGAATCTGGGAAACTTGCTGATATCATAGTTGTTGATACGAAATCACCTAATATGGTGCCTATGTATAGCCCTTATGCTGCATTAGTTTATGGTGCAAATGGCAGTAATGTCCGCCATACCATTGTAGATGGTAAAATCTTAATGGAAGATCGCCAACTCTTAACAGTTGATGAGAAAGCGATTATTAAAGAAGCACAAGATTTCTCTGATAAAGTACGTAAAACGGTTATCGATAGTGGCGAAGTGGTTAAATAA
- the terA_2 gene encoding tellurite resistance protein → MSKILQPGENTSLSENKGQVRVSHAVGNNLDINLTAFLVTESGKVVNDDDMVFFNAPHHVSGAASFIAPVTQGSSVIHSIDFDLSRLPANITKIAITLTQDGSAGGFAVVAQLKAQVLINNDVIELAPSQFSQETGIIVLELYIRNGQNKVRSVWQGFASGLAGLCDLYGIEVEEPAPVIAPKPTPSVNIQKSVVKLTKPESSHRVSLLKGSDAPKRILVSATWIDNGDGKDNDDLDLRVGILRPNGQMSIIQAPDKSGAFNADPFVFHTGDVVSVSQDQPGCETVEINPAISQLMGGKVALVCSVYSAISNGCVSVASLKPTMRMEYGNQIVECSCEYKKGFFNNMIYTYVIGIIEIDQDSITLKPSGVTSRAGSEATPWLTRIGDELKLTMDGPHVFKGKKPSILGKKRYV, encoded by the coding sequence ATGAGTAAAATATTACAACCAGGTGAAAATACATCACTAAGTGAAAATAAAGGACAAGTTAGAGTCTCTCATGCAGTAGGCAATAACCTTGATATTAATCTGACTGCTTTTTTAGTTACAGAGTCAGGCAAAGTTGTAAATGATGATGATATGGTTTTTTTTAATGCCCCTCATCATGTATCTGGTGCTGCATCATTTATTGCACCTGTTACTCAAGGTTCATCAGTTATTCATAGCATTGATTTCGATTTATCCCGTTTACCTGCCAATATTACCAAAATAGCCATTACCTTGACACAAGATGGAAGTGCTGGCGGTTTTGCTGTTGTGGCGCAATTAAAAGCACAAGTATTGATAAATAATGACGTGATTGAATTAGCTCCAAGCCAATTCTCGCAAGAAACGGGCATTATTGTTTTAGAACTGTATATTCGAAACGGACAAAATAAAGTTCGCTCTGTTTGGCAAGGTTTTGCATCAGGACTTGCAGGGCTATGTGATCTTTATGGTATTGAAGTCGAAGAGCCAGCCCCAGTTATTGCCCCTAAGCCCACGCCATCTGTTAATATACAAAAAAGCGTAGTGAAACTGACGAAACCAGAGAGTAGCCACCGTGTTTCTTTACTAAAAGGGAGTGATGCACCTAAACGTATTTTAGTCAGTGCAACGTGGATAGATAATGGTGATGGTAAGGATAACGATGATTTAGATCTTCGTGTGGGTATTTTGCGCCCCAATGGTCAAATGTCTATTATTCAAGCACCAGATAAAAGTGGTGCTTTTAATGCCGATCCTTTTGTTTTCCATACTGGTGATGTGGTTAGTGTTAGTCAAGATCAGCCCGGTTGTGAGACTGTTGAAATAAACCCCGCTATTTCTCAATTAATGGGCGGAAAAGTGGCATTAGTTTGTAGTGTTTATTCTGCTATTAGTAATGGTTGTGTTTCTGTTGCATCATTAAAACCGACAATGCGCATGGAATATGGTAATCAAATCGTTGAGTGCTCTTGTGAATACAAAAAAGGCTTTTTCAATAATATGATTTACACCTATGTCATTGGTATTATTGAAATCGATCAAGACAGTATTACGTTAAAACCTTCTGGTGTGACATCAAGAGCAGGCAGTGAAGCCACTCCTTGGTTAACACGTATTGGTGATGAGCTTAAATTAACGATGGATGGCCCTCATGTTTTTAAAGGAAAGAAACCAAGTATACTAGGCAAAAAACGTTATGTTTAA
- the stp gene encoding MFS-family transporter, which produces MNRQQRIALFVLLLAGFVTIFDLFVVNVAIVNIERTLNATLTELTLIIVGYELAFGLLLITGGRLGDIYGRRTLYRIGMFGFTVTSVLCAISPNAIFLVIARCLQGLTAALLFPQVYSSIRLNFDEAQAKKIFGLLGMTLGLAAIAGQALGGLLISLNVFGLEWRTIFLINLIIGIIVLGFSRYLIQSEALDYIKLDIGGVILSACGISFTLLPLLMLPIWGWKLHSTLFFLFGLILLVLFIYYENNLKQQGKQPLFDPFLFTNNQYVIGIGIVVCVYATSSAFPMMMSILLQSGFKRTVLDSGLIFVPSSIGFVLSSLLTPKWVKKMGEKIIYWGATLYALSYISLIVGVYYLISPENSSFVIPFLFFSWIYSRDDNDTNA; this is translated from the coding sequence ATGAACAGACAACAACGTATTGCCTTATTTGTCCTGTTATTAGCGGGATTTGTAACTATTTTTGATTTATTCGTTGTTAATGTTGCGATTGTAAATATAGAGAGAACACTCAATGCAACATTAACAGAGCTGACACTCATTATCGTGGGATATGAATTAGCCTTTGGGTTATTACTCATCACAGGAGGCCGATTAGGTGATATTTATGGCCGTCGTACTCTTTACCGTATTGGTATGTTCGGGTTTACTGTGACATCAGTATTATGCGCTATTTCTCCCAATGCCATTTTTCTTGTTATAGCTCGTTGTCTTCAAGGATTGACGGCTGCGCTATTATTTCCTCAAGTATACTCAAGTATTCGTCTTAATTTTGACGAGGCACAAGCTAAAAAAATATTTGGTTTATTAGGTATGACGTTAGGATTAGCTGCAATAGCAGGACAGGCCTTAGGCGGATTGTTAATATCACTCAATGTTTTTGGTCTTGAATGGCGTACTATTTTTTTAATTAACCTTATTATTGGTATTATTGTATTAGGATTTTCTCGTTATTTAATTCAAAGTGAAGCTTTAGATTATATAAAATTAGATATAGGGGGAGTTATTTTATCGGCTTGTGGCATCTCTTTCACCTTACTTCCTTTATTAATGTTACCTATCTGGGGATGGAAATTACATAGCACACTGTTTTTTCTTTTCGGACTCATATTGTTAGTACTTTTCATTTACTATGAAAATAACTTAAAACAACAAGGAAAACAGCCTCTTTTTGATCCCTTTTTATTTACTAATAATCAATATGTCATTGGAATAGGGATTGTTGTTTGTGTCTATGCAACATCATCAGCTTTCCCGATGATGATGTCGATATTATTACAAAGTGGATTTAAACGTACAGTACTTGATTCTGGATTAATTTTTGTTCCATCAAGTATAGGATTTGTTCTTTCATCATTATTAACCCCCAAATGGGTGAAAAAAATGGGTGAAAAAATTATTTATTGGGGGGCTACTCTTTACGCTTTAAGTTATATTTCTTTGATTGTAGGGGTTTATTATTTAATATCACCAGAAAATAGCTCTTTTGTGATCCCATTTCTGTTTTTTAGTTGGATTTACTCAAGGGATGATAATGACACCAATGCTTAA